Proteins co-encoded in one Streptomyces sp. NBC_01283 genomic window:
- a CDS encoding helix-turn-helix domain-containing protein, with protein MSDDAELTDVLTAVGPRLRALRKARGATLARLSEETGISLSTLSRLEAGQREPTLKLLLPLAKAYGVPLDELVGAPQTGDPRIHPRPFVRHGNTWVPLTRYLGGMHAYKRVLPVTRNGTRQTARPEQGVHEGYGWLYVLSGRLLLALGDHDLVLTAGEAAEFDTRTPHGFANAGDVPVEFLALYGAQGERMHLRVRPGSGEEAEEAEEAEEAEEAEGA; from the coding sequence ATGAGCGACGACGCCGAACTCACGGATGTGCTGACCGCCGTCGGGCCGCGGCTGCGGGCCCTGCGCAAGGCGCGGGGCGCCACCCTGGCCCGGCTGAGTGAGGAGACGGGGATCTCCCTGAGCACGCTCTCGCGCCTTGAGGCCGGGCAGCGCGAACCCACCCTGAAGCTCCTGCTGCCGCTGGCCAAGGCGTACGGCGTGCCGCTCGACGAACTGGTCGGCGCGCCCCAGACCGGCGACCCGCGCATCCACCCGCGGCCGTTCGTGCGGCACGGCAACACCTGGGTCCCCCTCACCCGCTACCTCGGCGGAATGCACGCCTACAAGCGGGTCCTGCCGGTCACCAGGAACGGCACCCGGCAGACCGCGCGCCCCGAGCAGGGCGTGCACGAGGGCTACGGGTGGCTCTACGTCCTCTCCGGCCGCCTGCTGCTGGCCCTGGGCGACCACGACCTGGTGCTCACCGCGGGCGAAGCCGCCGAGTTCGACACGCGCACCCCGCATGGTTTCGCCAACGCCGGTGACGTTCCCGTCGAGTTCCTCGCCCTGTACGGGGCCCAGGGCGAGCGCATGCACCTGCGCGTCAGGCCCGGCAGCGGCGAAGAGGCAGAGGAGGCAGAGGAGGCAGAGGAGGCCGAGGAGGCCGAGGGGGCCTAG
- a CDS encoding class I SAM-dependent methyltransferase — MSDHNHGTHTASAADSAEAFWDDRYQQSGRLWSGEPNAALVRETEGLVPGSALDLGCGEGGDAIWLARQGWRVTATDISGVALGRAAEHAARAQVADRIDWQRHDLGVSFPAGSYDLVSAQFLHSLHEMPREQILRGAAAAVADGGTLLIVGHMGFPAWETEPHPGVDFPTPQKVLAALDLPAGQWDVLVCDTHEHALTAPDGEPSTRTNYTVTVRRRPLGR; from the coding sequence ATGAGCGACCACAATCACGGCACCCACACCGCCTCCGCCGCCGATTCGGCCGAGGCGTTCTGGGACGACCGCTACCAGCAGAGCGGCCGTCTGTGGAGCGGCGAGCCGAATGCCGCACTCGTCCGCGAGACCGAGGGGCTCGTTCCGGGCAGCGCCCTGGACCTGGGCTGCGGCGAGGGCGGCGACGCGATCTGGCTCGCGCGGCAGGGCTGGCGCGTCACCGCCACCGACATCTCCGGTGTCGCCCTCGGCCGCGCCGCCGAGCACGCGGCCCGGGCGCAGGTCGCCGACCGCATCGACTGGCAGCGGCACGACCTGGGAGTCTCCTTCCCGGCCGGCAGTTACGACCTGGTCTCCGCCCAGTTCCTGCACTCCCTGCACGAGATGCCGCGCGAGCAGATCCTGCGCGGTGCCGCCGCGGCCGTCGCCGACGGCGGCACCCTCCTGATCGTCGGCCACATGGGCTTCCCCGCCTGGGAGACCGAACCGCACCCGGGCGTGGACTTTCCCACCCCCCAGAAGGTGCTTGCCGCCCTCGACCTGCCGGCCGGGCAGTGGGACGTGCTCGTCTGCGACACCCACGAGCACGCCCTGACGGCCCCGGACGGGGAGCCCTCCACGCGGACCAACTACACCGTCACAGTGCGGCGCCGTCCCCTCGGCCGGTGA
- a CDS encoding GNAT family N-acetyltransferase yields MSSSLSSSSSFSSSGTDLTTDRLVLRPWSPDEITAVLGDRRLAHWAEDFPADEGRVIAGFIADRPDALGPYGQRQIIERASGLVIGAIGLFWPPNDGALEIGYGIVASRRGLGHASEAARALTAYALTSPDVHTVYADVELANPASVRVLEKAGLRRCGEDATTARFVTGRGDGAAL; encoded by the coding sequence GTGTCTTCTTCTCTCTCATCGTCTTCTTCGTTCTCGTCGTCCGGCACGGACCTGACCACGGACCGGCTCGTGCTGCGGCCCTGGTCTCCCGACGAGATCACCGCCGTCCTCGGCGACCGCCGCCTGGCGCACTGGGCGGAGGACTTCCCCGCCGACGAAGGCCGGGTCATCGCCGGATTCATCGCCGACCGGCCGGACGCGCTGGGCCCGTACGGACAGCGGCAGATCATCGAGCGGGCCAGTGGCCTGGTGATCGGCGCGATCGGGCTGTTCTGGCCGCCGAACGACGGCGCTCTCGAGATCGGCTACGGCATCGTGGCCTCGCGGCGCGGCCTGGGCCACGCCTCCGAAGCCGCCCGCGCCCTCACGGCGTACGCCCTGACCTCGCCGGACGTGCACACCGTGTACGCCGATGTGGAACTGGCCAACCCGGCCTCGGTCCGTGTGCTGGAGAAGGCCGGACTGCGGCGCTGCGGCGAGGACGCGACCACGGCCCGCTTCGTCACCGGCCGAGGGGACGGCGCCGCACTGTGA
- a CDS encoding ATP-binding protein: protein MTLLESRFTQDDLPRLRMLVDQYADHQGLPEPRRSDFIVALDAVAVNAVEHAGGGGTLVLQRSDGRLACHIHDAGPGFSADVIPELAPGLDGHAGGRGLWLAGLLTDELTISAGPGGSKVTLTVHLPKPR from the coding sequence GTGACCCTGCTGGAGTCGCGATTCACCCAGGACGATCTGCCCCGGCTGCGGATGCTCGTCGATCAGTACGCCGACCACCAAGGACTGCCCGAGCCGCGGCGCAGCGACTTCATCGTGGCCCTGGACGCGGTGGCGGTCAACGCGGTCGAGCACGCGGGCGGCGGCGGCACGCTGGTCCTGCAGCGCAGCGACGGCCGGCTCGCCTGCCACATCCACGACGCGGGCCCCGGCTTCAGCGCCGATGTCATCCCCGAGCTGGCCCCCGGCCTCGACGGCCACGCGGGCGGCCGGGGCCTGTGGCTCGCGGGCCTGCTCACCGACGAGCTCACCATCTCCGCGGGACCCGGCGGGAGCAAGGTGACCCTGACCGTGCACCTGCCCAAGCCGCGGTGA
- a CDS encoding MEDS domain-containing protein, which translates to MADAAGSASVGTIPVQHLRAGDHAFVSYADDDAGRDVVSAFAWAGLVKREKVMVFPDPHMDDDQVWARLDTPEAVLGSARAQGQLVLSSMRSLIHPQDAFTPRRQWERIREETNRALAEGYTGLRTYIDMHWVRELGADVEVMMQRESHAEHLFTDRPYTEICAYDSRWFDPDVLAAMHEAHPCRLLPRMGALHVEQAVGVVQLAGEADLATREEFLNAVRDGLRRRADSGQPVTVDLTGLVFLGVACAVDLLRLVLEYPHGPVRVDCPPVLARILRRVGADQVPHMVISEVGR; encoded by the coding sequence ATGGCAGATGCCGCCGGCTCGGCGTCGGTCGGTACGATCCCGGTGCAGCATCTCCGGGCGGGCGACCACGCGTTCGTCAGTTACGCCGACGACGACGCGGGCCGCGACGTGGTGTCTGCTTTCGCGTGGGCGGGACTCGTGAAGCGCGAGAAGGTGATGGTCTTCCCCGACCCGCACATGGACGACGATCAAGTGTGGGCCAGGCTGGACACGCCGGAGGCCGTGCTGGGATCCGCCCGGGCGCAAGGGCAGTTGGTGCTCAGCAGCATGCGTTCCCTCATCCATCCCCAGGACGCGTTCACGCCCCGTAGGCAGTGGGAGCGCATCAGGGAGGAGACCAACCGGGCCCTGGCCGAGGGCTATACCGGGCTGCGCACCTACATCGACATGCACTGGGTGCGGGAGCTGGGCGCCGATGTCGAGGTGATGATGCAGCGCGAATCCCACGCCGAGCACCTGTTCACCGACCGCCCGTACACCGAGATCTGTGCCTACGACAGCCGATGGTTCGACCCCGATGTCCTGGCGGCCATGCACGAGGCGCATCCCTGTCGGCTGCTGCCCCGCATGGGCGCCCTGCACGTGGAACAGGCGGTGGGAGTGGTGCAGTTGGCCGGCGAGGCGGACCTCGCCACCCGGGAGGAATTCCTCAACGCCGTGCGCGACGGGCTGCGGCGCCGCGCGGATTCCGGGCAGCCGGTGACCGTGGACCTCACCGGCCTCGTGTTCCTCGGCGTCGCCTGCGCCGTGGACCTGCTGCGGCTGGTCCTCGAATATCCGCACGGCCCGGTCCGGGTGGACTGTCCACCGGTACTGGCCCGCATACTGCGCCGAGTCGGCGCCGACCAGGTGCCCCACATGGTGATCAGCGAGGTGGGCCGCTGA